In one Oncorhynchus masou masou isolate Uvic2021 chromosome 23, UVic_Omas_1.1, whole genome shotgun sequence genomic region, the following are encoded:
- the LOC135510984 gene encoding nuclear valosin-containing protein-like, whose amino-acid sequence MNNRRCGVDNRLKQRVEQYLSNQSGQYVDITSMAHDLQRLYRMDYGRRNKTAFRIQVEKVHGVICDESGLNDLENKHLAKRARHSEKDAGDGSSNLDDTTDSDEDLSEQPPINLMNNSLMSLYKKGNPESGASPRRDKSASDSPAPEAHSTPQSVGTKVSAGGWFIDKGRGLEHDSILIDLCEEEAASPAGNKQTDASMLEPEKTPKKGKFKKSKRRKEGASKGNDGDIEASIMNKKARTKSIELQYSTLKFEDVGGNEDTLTEVCKLLIHMRHPEVYQQLGVVPPRGFLLHGPPGCGKTLLAQAVAGEMELPMLKVSAPELVSGVSGESEQKLRELFEQAVTSSPCILFIDEIDAITPKREVASKDMERRIVAQLLTCMDDLNSLAVTAQVMVIGATNRPDSLDPALRRAGRFDKEICLGIPDEAARLRILKTLCRKLKLPEDFDYRQLARLTPGYVGADLMALCREAAMSAVNRALLERQDKNQGLVPMAEERAESEVPQGAGPLPQGPERFQASADTVIQEMTDLSHVPQGDKQKLPLATETTFRVELCRLLSLLKSSEALSEEQLAGLCILMSDFQGSLASVQPSAKREGFATVPDVTWEDVGALHDIREELTMAILAPVRSPEQFKALGLSAPAGVLLAGPPGCGKTLLAKAVANESGLNFISVKGPELLNMYVGESERAVRQVFQRGRNSAPCVIFFDEIDALCPRRSGHESGASVRVVNQLLTEMDGLETRRQVFIMAATNRPDIIDPAVLRPGRLDKTLYVGLPPPSDRHAILLTITKGGSRPHLEQDVSLEEMAHDVRSDCFTGADLSALVREASVNALRAYLLTQPNPSYTGHSYSNGPVADIRVSKQNFEDAFKKVRPSVSKKDQRMYEQLKESLTR is encoded by the exons ATGAATAACAGACGTTGCGGAGTGGACAACCGACTCAAACAGAGAGTTGAGCAG TATTTGAGTAACCAGAGTGGCCAGTATGTTGACATTACTTCAATGGCACATGATCTTCAGAGACTCTACAG AATGGACTATGGCAGGCGAAACAAGACTGCATTCAGGATTCAGGTGGAAAAAG TCCATGGAGTGATATGCGATGAATCTGGACTGAATGATCTGGAGAACAAGCACTTGGCCAAGAGAGCCAGACACAGTGAGAAGGATGCTGG GGATGGCAGCAGTAACTTGGATGACACTACTGATAGTGATGAGGACCTTTCCGAACAACCG CCCATCAACCTCATGAATAACTCCCTGATGTCCCTGTACAAGAAGGGGAACCCAGAGAGTGGGGCATCTCCCAGGAGGGACAAGTCTGCATCAGACAGCCCTGCCCCTGAGGCTCACTCCACCCCTCAGAGTGTTGGTACCAAGGTGTCTGCAGGGGGCTGGTTCATAGACAAGGGCAGAGGCCTGGAGCATGACAGCATTCTCATTGACCTGTGTGAAGAGGAGGCAGCCAGTCCTGCAGGAAAT AAGCAGACAGATGCCTCCATGCTTGAGCCTGAGAAGACGCCAAAAAAAGGcaaatttaaaaaatctaaacGGCGGAAAGAGGGAGCGTCAAAGGGCAATGATGGTGACATCGAGGCCAGTATCATGAACAAGAAAG CGAGGACCAAATCCATTGAACTACAGTATTCAACATTAAAGtttgaagatgttggaggaaatgAGGACACATTAACG GAGGTGTGTAAGCTGCTGATACATATGCGTCACCCAGAGGTGTACCAGCAGTTGGGGGTGGTCCCTCCACGGGGGTTCCTGCTCCATGGCCCCCCTGGCTGTGGAAAAACCCTGCTGGCCCAAGCTGTGGCTGGG GAGATGGAGCTGCCCATGCTGAAGGTGTCGGCACCAGAGCTGGTGTCTGGGGTGTCAGGGGAGTCTGAGCAGAAGCTGAGAGAGCTGTTTGAGCAGGCTGTG ACCAGCTCCCCTTGCATCCTGTTCATTGATGAGATTGATGCCATCACTCCTAAGCGAGAGGTGGCTTCCAAGGACATGGAGAGACGGATTGTTGCTCAGCTGCTCACCTGCATGGATG ACCTGAACTCATTAGCGGTCACAGCCCAGGTGATGGTTATTGGTGCCACCAACCGGCCAGACTCTCTGGACCCAGCGCTGCGCCGGGCTGGACGCTTTGACAAAGAAATCTGTCTGGGGATACCTGATGAAGCAGCTCGTCTCAG AATTCTGAAGACCCTGTGTCGGAAACTGAAGCTCCCTGAGGACTTTGACTACCGGCAGCTGGCGCGTCTTACCCCGGGGTACGTGGGAGCTGACCTCATGGCGCTGTGCCGTGAGGCCGCCATGAGCGCTGTCAACCGGGCCCTGCTGGAGAGGCAGGACAAGAACCAGGGGCTGGTCCCCATggcggaggagagagcagagtccGAGGTGCCTCAGGGCGCAGGTCCTCTCCCACAGGGCCCAGAGAGATTCCAGGCCTCAGCAGACACAGTGATCCAGGAGATGACAGACCTTAGCCACGTACCACAGGGAGACAAACAGAAGCTGCCTCTGGCTACTGAAACAACCTTCAGG GTGGAGCTTTGTCGCctgctgtccctgctgaagaGCAGTGAGGCGCTGTCTGAGGAGCAGCTTGCTGGCTTGTGCATCCTCATGTCAGACTTCCAGGGTTCCCTGGCCAGCGTACAACCCTCTGCAAAGCGTGAAGGCTTCGCCACGGTGCCAGACGTCACCTGGGAGGACGTGGGGGCCCTGCATGACATCCGCGAAGAGCTCACCATGGCCATCCTG gcccctgtGCGTTCTCCTGAGCAGTTCAAAGCTCTGGGTCTCAGTGCTCCTGCAGGGGTGTTGCTAGCTGGGCCTCCCGGTTGTGGAAAGACCCTGCTGGCCAAG GCTGTTGCCAATGAGTCAGGACTTAACTTCATCTCTGTCAAGGGGCCAGAGCTGCTGAACATG TATgtgggagagagcgagcgggCCGTGCGACAGGTGTTCCAGAGAGGACGGAACTCTGCCCCTTGTGTCATCTTTTTCGACGAGATCGATGCACTGTGCCCCCGCCGCTCCGGGCATGAG TCTGGAGCCAGTGTCCGTGTGGTCAACCAGCTGCTTACTGAGATGGACGGACTGGAGACCCGGCGGCAGGTCTTCATCATGGCGGCTACCAATAGACCAG ATATCATTGATCCTGCTGTGCTGAGACCAGGTCGTCTGGACAAGACCCTGTATGTGGGCCTCCCACCTCCATCAGACCGGCACGCCATCTTACTCACCATCACCAAG GGGGGCAGCAGGCCTCATCTGGAGCAGGATGTGAGTCTGGAGGAGATGGCCCATGACGTGCGCAGTGACTGCTTCAC TGGGGCAGACCTGTCTGCGTTGGTGAGGGAAGCCTCTGTCAATGCTCTGAGAGCCTACCTCCTGACCCAACCCAACCCATCTTACACAG GTCACAGCTACTCCAACGGCCCTGTGGCCGACATCCGGGTCAGCAAGCAGAACTTTGAGGACGCCTTCAAGAAAGTACGGCCGTCTGTGTCTAAAAAG GACCAGCGTATGTACGAGCAGCTAAAGGAATCTCTTACAAGGTGA
- the LOC135510985 gene encoding sphingolipid delta(4)-desaturase DES1-like encodes MGNRVPREDYEWVYTDQPHADRRKDILAKYPEIKTLMGPDPRLKWIVCMMVLIQFLAFYLVKDLDWKWVLFWTYAFGSCINHSMTLAIHEISHNTAFGNSRAMWNRWFAMFANLPIGLPYSASFKRYHLDHHRYLGGDGVDVDIPTEFEGWFFCTRFRKFVWIILQPLFYAIRPLCINPKPITRLEVANVAVQLSFNVALYWLCGAKPVVYMMAGSLLGMGLHPISGHFIAEHYMFLKGHETYSYYGSLNLLTFNVGYHNEHHDFPSIPGRRLPLVKKIASEYYDDLPQYTSWVKVLYDFIMDDRLSPYSRVKRRLKGDVKLE; translated from the exons CAAAGTACCCCGAAATAAAGACCCTAATGGGGCCTGATCCCAGGCTGAAGTGGATTGTTTGCATGATGGTACTCATCCAGTTTTTAGCATTCTATCTGGTCAAAGACCTAGACTGGAAATGGGTCTTGTTCTGGACTTATGCCTTTGGCAGCTGTATCAACCACTCCATGACTCTGGCCATCCATGAGATCTCCCACAACACAGCGTTTGGCAACAGCAGGGCCATGTGGAACCGCTGGTTTGCCATGTTTGCCAACCTGCCCATCGGGCTGCCGTATTCTGCCTCCTTTAAGCGCTACCACCTGGACCACCACCGCTACCTGGGAGGAGATGGCGTGGACGTGGACATCCCCACTGAATTTGAGGGCTGGTTCTTCTGCACACGCTTCCGTAAGTTTGTCTGGATCATCCTTCAGCCTCTGTTCTACGCCATCCGCCCTCTCTGCATCAACCCCAAGCCCATCACCAGGCTGGAGGTGGCCAACGTGGCTGTGCAGCTGTCCTTCAATGTGGCCCTCTACTGGCTGTGTGGAGCCAAGCCTGTGGTGTACATGATGGCAGGTTCCTTGCTGGGGATGGGCTTGCACCCCATCTCTGGACACTTCATCGCTGAGCACTACATGTTCCTCAAGGGCCATGAGACATACTCGTACTATGGCTCCCTCAACCTGCTCACCTTCAACGTGGGCTACCACAACGAGCACCACGACTTCCCCAGCATCCCAGGACGTAGGCTACCTCTG GTGAAGAAAATCGCATCGGAGTACTACGATGACCTGCCCCAGTACACATCATGGGTGAAGGTCCTGTATGACTTCATTATGGACGACCGGCTCAGCCCCTACTCTCGTGTGAAGAGGAGGCTAAAGGGAGATGTCAAGCTGGAGTAa